A genomic region of Colius striatus isolate bColStr4 chromosome 20, bColStr4.1.hap1, whole genome shotgun sequence contains the following coding sequences:
- the LOC104560806 gene encoding septin-4 isoform X1 translates to MATCPELQPGQEIKRFLKEDSEEAELSQLLRDCPPADSPRKVEPLESRREPGHPLSSVGRVPPEEITDERDSRVFSHSRPLDFQQHIAAPPPPSPNRPRSPWGQLDPYDSSEDDKEYVGFATLPNQVHRKSVKKGFDFTLMVAGESGLGKSTLVNSLFLTDMYRDRKLLNAEERITQTVEITKHVVDIEEKGVKLRLTIVDTPGFGDAVNNTECWKPVADYIDQQFEQYFRDESGLNRKNIQDNRVHCCIYFISPFGHGLRPLDVEFMRALHQRVNIVPVLAKADTLTPAEVERMKNKIREEIDQYGIRIYQFPECDSDEDEEFKLQDQALKESIPFAVIGSNTIVEAKGRRVRGRLYPWGIVEVENPSHCDFVKLRTMLVRTHMQDLKDVTRETHYENYRTQCIQSMTRMVVKERNRNKLTRESGTDFPIPVIPPVPDVETEKLIREKDEELRRMQEMLQKIQKQMKDSH, encoded by the exons ATGGCCACCTGTCCcgagctgcagcctgggcaagAG ATAAAGCGTTTCCTGAAGGAGGACTCGGAGGAGGCTGAGCTGAGCCAGCTGCTGCGGGATTGCCCACCAGCTGACAGCCCCAGGAAGGTGGAGCCCCTGGAGAGCCGGCGGGAGCCTGGACACCCCCTCAGCAGTGTGGGCAGGGTCCCTCCTGAGGAAATCACTGACGAGAGGGACTCCAGGGTCTTCTCCCACTCTCGGCCCTTGGATTTCCAGCAACATATCGCTGCTCCTccaccccccagccccaacCGCCCACGGAGCCCCTGGGGGCAGCTGGACCCCTACGACTCCTCTGAG GATGACAAGGAGTACGTGGGCTTCGCCACGCTGCCCAACCAGGTCCATCGGAAGTCGGTGAAGAAGGGCTTTGACTTCACCCTGATGGTGGCAG GGGAATCGGGGTTGGGCAAGTCCACCCTGGTCAACAGCCTCTTCCTGACGGACATGTACAGAGACCGCAAGCTGCTCAATGCTGAAG AGCGCATCACACAGACTGTGGAGATCACCAAGCACGTGGTGGACATCGAGGAGAAGGGCGTGAAGCTGCGCCTCACCATCGTGGACACGCCGGGCTTTGGCGACGCCGTCAACAACACCGAGTG CTGGAAGCCGGTGGCTGACTACATCGACCAGCAGTTCGAGCAGTATTTCCGTGATGAAAGTGGCCTGAACCGGAAGAACATCCAGGACAACCGTGTCCATTGCTGCATCTATTTCATCTCCCCCTTCGGCCACGG CCTCCGGCCCCTGGATGTGGAGTTCATGAGAGCCCTGCACCAGCGGGTCAACATCGTGCCGgtgctggccaaggctgacacCCTGACCCCCGCCGAGGTGGAGCGTATGAAGAACAAG ATCCGGGAGGAGATCGACCAGTATGGCATCCGCATCTACCAGTTCCCTGAGTGTGACTCGGATGAAGAtgaggagttcaagctgcaggACCAGGCACTAAAG GAGAGCATCCCCTTCGCCGTCATCGGCAGCAACACCATCGTGGAGGCCAAAGGCCGGCGTGTCCGTGGGCGCCTCTACCCCTGGGGCATCGTGGAAG TGGAGAACCCGTCCCACTGCGACTTCGTGAAGCTGCGCACGATGCTGGTGAGGACGCACATGCAGGACCTGAAGGACGTGACGCGGGAGACGCACTACGAGAACTACCGCACACAGTGCATCCAGAGCATGACCCGCATGGTGGTGAAGGAGAGGAACCGCAA CAAGCTGACACGAGAGAGTGGGACTGATTTTCCCATCCCTGTCATCCCCCCAGTGCCAGATGTAGAGACAGAGAAGCTCATCCGGGAGAAGGATGAGGAG CTGCGGCGGATGCAGGAGATGCTCCAGAAGATCCAGAAGCAGATGAAGGACTCGCACTag
- the LIMK1 gene encoding LIM domain kinase 1 isoform X1, producing the protein MRLMLLCCTWRDEPMGEDEGADLPVCASCGQGIYDGQYLQALNADWHADCFRCCECGASLSHQYYEKDGRLYCKKDYWARFGELCHGCSEQITKGLVMVAGEQKYHPECFSCLNCRTFIGDGDTYALVERSKLYCGHCYYQMVVTPVIEQLLPESPASRIPHTVTLVSIPACSDGKRGFSVSIDQGCGAEHPRTVRVREVDPDCISPDMKNSIHVGDRILEINGTPIGHVPLDEIDLLIQETSRLLQLTIEHDPHEPLAHEPGLACSPLPAPCSPLRSPAPLPCAEPSAMRQRTVTRSCSTDKSPVGSVGSPASQRKDIGRSESLRVVSRAHRIFRPSDLIHGEVLGKGCFGQAIKVTHRETGEVMVMKELIRFDEETQRTFLKEVKVMRCLEHPNVLKFIGVLYKEKRLNFITEYIKGGTLRSLIKSMDSHYPWSQRVSFAKDIAAGMAYLHSMNIIHRDLNSHNCLVRENKSVVVADFGLARLMVDEKNQPEHLKNLKKPDRKKRYTVVGNPYWMAPEMINGRSYDEKVDIFSFGIVLCEIIGRVSADPDYLPRTTDFGLNVRGFLDRYCPPACPPSFFPIAVCCCDLDPEKRPPFSKLEQWLETLRMHLEIRLPLGAQLEQLDRAFGETHRRAEPGLPAPPR; encoded by the exons ATGAGGttgatgctgctgtgctgcacctGGAGGGACGAGCCTATGGGAGAGGACGAAG GGGCCGACCTGCCGGTGTGTGCGAGCTGCGGGCAGGGCATCTACGACGGGCAGTACCTGCAGGCGCTGAACGCCGACTGGCACGCCGACTGCTTCAG GTGCTGTGAGTGCGGGGCCTCGCTGTCCCACCAGTACTACGAGAAGGATGGGCGCCTGTACTGCAAGAAGGATTACTGGGCACGCTTTGGGGAGCTCTGCCACGGCTGCTCTGAGCAGATCACCAAGGGGCTGGTCATG gtggctggggagcagaaatACCACCCCGAGTGCTTCAGCTGCCTCAACTGCCGCACGTTCATCGGGGACGGGGACACCTACGCGCTGGTGGAACGCTCCAAGCTCTACTG CGGCCACTGCTATTACCAGATGGTGGTGACGCCGGTCATCGAGCAGCTCCTGCCGGAGTCGCCGGCGTCGCGCATCCCGCACACCGTCACGCTCGTCTCCATCCCCGCCTGCTCCGACGGCAAACGCGGCTTCTCCGTCTCCATCGACCAGGGCTGCGGCGCCGAGCACCCGCGCACCGTCCGCGTCAGGGA GGTGGATCCAGACTGCATCAGCCCCGACATGAAGAACTCCATCCACGTGGGCGACCGCATCCTGGAGATCAACGGCACCCCCATCGGCCACGTGCCCCTGGATGAG ATCGACCTACTGATTCAGGAGACCAGCCGCCTGCTCCAGCTGACCATCGAGCACGACCCCCACGAGCCCCTTGCCCACGAGCCGGGCCttgcctgcagccccctgcccgcGCCGTGCAGCCCCCTGCGCTCCCCGGCCCCCCTGCCCTGCGCGGAGCCCAGCGCCATGCGCCAGCGGACTGTCAC gaggagctgcagcacggACAAGTCTCCGGTGGGCTCGGTGGGCTCGCCCGCGTCCCAGCGCAAGGACATCGGCCGCTCCGAGTCGCTGCGCGTCGTGTCCCGCGCCCATCGCATCTTCCGCCCCTCCGACCTCATCCACGGCGAGGTGCTGGGCAAGGGCTGCTTCGGACAGGCCATCAAG GTGACGCATCGGGAGACGGGCGAGGTGATGGTCATGAAGGAACTGATCCGTTTCGATGAGGAGACACAAAGGACCTTCCTCAAAGAG GTGAAGGTGATGCGCTGCCTGGAGCACCCCAACGTGCTGAAGTTCATCGGGGTGCTGTACAAGGAAAAGAGGCTCAACTTCATCACAGAGTACATCAAGGGAGGCACCCTGCGGAGCCTCATCAAGAGCATG gACAGCCACTACCCCTGGAGCCAGCGGGTCAGCTTCGCCAAGGACATCGCCGCCGGCATG GCCTACCTCCACTCCATGAACATCATCCACCGTGACCTCAACTCTCACAACTGCCTCGTGCGGGAG AACAAGAGCGTGGTGGTGGCTGATTTTGGCCTGGCACGGCTGATGGTGGATGAGAAGAACCAACCTGAACATCTCAAGAACCTGAAGAAACCGGACCGCAAGAAGCGGTACACGGTGGTGGGGAACCCGTACTGGATGGCTCCCGAGATGATCAATG ggaggagcTACGATGAGAAGGTGGACATCTTCTCCTTCGGCATCGTCCTGTGCGAG ATCATCGGCCGGGTGAGCGCCGACCCGGACTATCTGCCCCGCACCACTGACTTCGGCCTCAATGTCAGGGGCTTCCTGGACCGCTACTGCCCCCCCGCCTGccctcccagcttcttcccCATCGCTGTCTGCTGCTGCGACCTGGACCCCGAGAAGCG GCCGCCCTTCAGCAAGCTGGAGCAGTGGCTGGAGACCCTGCGCATGCACCTGGAGATCCGCCTGCCGCTGGGCGcgcagctggagcagctggacCGAGCCTTCGGGGAGACGCACCGGCGGGCCGAGCCCGGGCTGCCCGCGCCCCCCCGGTAG
- the LOC104560806 gene encoding septin-4 isoform X2: MIKRFLKEDSEEAELSQLLRDCPPADSPRKVEPLESRREPGHPLSSVGRVPPEEITDERDSRVFSHSRPLDFQQHIAAPPPPSPNRPRSPWGQLDPYDSSEDDKEYVGFATLPNQVHRKSVKKGFDFTLMVAGESGLGKSTLVNSLFLTDMYRDRKLLNAEERITQTVEITKHVVDIEEKGVKLRLTIVDTPGFGDAVNNTECWKPVADYIDQQFEQYFRDESGLNRKNIQDNRVHCCIYFISPFGHGLRPLDVEFMRALHQRVNIVPVLAKADTLTPAEVERMKNKIREEIDQYGIRIYQFPECDSDEDEEFKLQDQALKESIPFAVIGSNTIVEAKGRRVRGRLYPWGIVEVENPSHCDFVKLRTMLVRTHMQDLKDVTRETHYENYRTQCIQSMTRMVVKERNRNKLTRESGTDFPIPVIPPVPDVETEKLIREKDEELRRMQEMLQKIQKQMKDSH; this comes from the exons ATG ATAAAGCGTTTCCTGAAGGAGGACTCGGAGGAGGCTGAGCTGAGCCAGCTGCTGCGGGATTGCCCACCAGCTGACAGCCCCAGGAAGGTGGAGCCCCTGGAGAGCCGGCGGGAGCCTGGACACCCCCTCAGCAGTGTGGGCAGGGTCCCTCCTGAGGAAATCACTGACGAGAGGGACTCCAGGGTCTTCTCCCACTCTCGGCCCTTGGATTTCCAGCAACATATCGCTGCTCCTccaccccccagccccaacCGCCCACGGAGCCCCTGGGGGCAGCTGGACCCCTACGACTCCTCTGAG GATGACAAGGAGTACGTGGGCTTCGCCACGCTGCCCAACCAGGTCCATCGGAAGTCGGTGAAGAAGGGCTTTGACTTCACCCTGATGGTGGCAG GGGAATCGGGGTTGGGCAAGTCCACCCTGGTCAACAGCCTCTTCCTGACGGACATGTACAGAGACCGCAAGCTGCTCAATGCTGAAG AGCGCATCACACAGACTGTGGAGATCACCAAGCACGTGGTGGACATCGAGGAGAAGGGCGTGAAGCTGCGCCTCACCATCGTGGACACGCCGGGCTTTGGCGACGCCGTCAACAACACCGAGTG CTGGAAGCCGGTGGCTGACTACATCGACCAGCAGTTCGAGCAGTATTTCCGTGATGAAAGTGGCCTGAACCGGAAGAACATCCAGGACAACCGTGTCCATTGCTGCATCTATTTCATCTCCCCCTTCGGCCACGG CCTCCGGCCCCTGGATGTGGAGTTCATGAGAGCCCTGCACCAGCGGGTCAACATCGTGCCGgtgctggccaaggctgacacCCTGACCCCCGCCGAGGTGGAGCGTATGAAGAACAAG ATCCGGGAGGAGATCGACCAGTATGGCATCCGCATCTACCAGTTCCCTGAGTGTGACTCGGATGAAGAtgaggagttcaagctgcaggACCAGGCACTAAAG GAGAGCATCCCCTTCGCCGTCATCGGCAGCAACACCATCGTGGAGGCCAAAGGCCGGCGTGTCCGTGGGCGCCTCTACCCCTGGGGCATCGTGGAAG TGGAGAACCCGTCCCACTGCGACTTCGTGAAGCTGCGCACGATGCTGGTGAGGACGCACATGCAGGACCTGAAGGACGTGACGCGGGAGACGCACTACGAGAACTACCGCACACAGTGCATCCAGAGCATGACCCGCATGGTGGTGAAGGAGAGGAACCGCAA CAAGCTGACACGAGAGAGTGGGACTGATTTTCCCATCCCTGTCATCCCCCCAGTGCCAGATGTAGAGACAGAGAAGCTCATCCGGGAGAAGGATGAGGAG CTGCGGCGGATGCAGGAGATGCTCCAGAAGATCCAGAAGCAGATGAAGGACTCGCACTag
- the LOC133627352 gene encoding ribosome maturation protein SBDS-like has protein sequence MSIFTPTNQIRLTNVAVVRARRGGKRFEIACYRNKVLGWRSGAEKDLDEVLQTHTVFVNVSKGQVAKKEDLVRAFGTDDQTEICKMVGSTLSYIKAWRSAPYSTAQGSTKA, from the exons ATGTCCATCTTCACCCCCACCAACCAGATCCGCCTCACCAACGTGGCCGTGGtgcgggcgcggcgcggcgggaaGCGCTTCGAGATCGCCTGTTACCGCAACAAGGTCCTGGGATGGCGCAGCGGGGC GGAGAAAGATCTGGACGAGGTGCTGCAGACGCACACGGTGTTTGTGAACGTGTCCAAGGGCCAGGTGGCAAAGAAGGAAGATCTCGTTCGAGCGTTTGGGACGGACGACCAAACGGAGATCTGTAAGATGGTGGGTTCCACACTCAGCTATATCAAAGCTTGGAGATCTGCTCCATACAGCACTGCTCAGGGAAGCACAAAGGCATGA
- the LIMK1 gene encoding LIM domain kinase 1 isoform X2 has translation MLAAVLRKSRVLSVGAKCCECGASLSHQYYEKDGRLYCKKDYWARFGELCHGCSEQITKGLVMVAGEQKYHPECFSCLNCRTFIGDGDTYALVERSKLYCGHCYYQMVVTPVIEQLLPESPASRIPHTVTLVSIPACSDGKRGFSVSIDQGCGAEHPRTVRVREVDPDCISPDMKNSIHVGDRILEINGTPIGHVPLDEIDLLIQETSRLLQLTIEHDPHEPLAHEPGLACSPLPAPCSPLRSPAPLPCAEPSAMRQRTVTRSCSTDKSPVGSVGSPASQRKDIGRSESLRVVSRAHRIFRPSDLIHGEVLGKGCFGQAIKVTHRETGEVMVMKELIRFDEETQRTFLKEVKVMRCLEHPNVLKFIGVLYKEKRLNFITEYIKGGTLRSLIKSMDSHYPWSQRVSFAKDIAAGMAYLHSMNIIHRDLNSHNCLVRENKSVVVADFGLARLMVDEKNQPEHLKNLKKPDRKKRYTVVGNPYWMAPEMINGRSYDEKVDIFSFGIVLCEIIGRVSADPDYLPRTTDFGLNVRGFLDRYCPPACPPSFFPIAVCCCDLDPEKRPPFSKLEQWLETLRMHLEIRLPLGAQLEQLDRAFGETHRRAEPGLPAPPR, from the exons ATGCTGGCAGCGGTGCTGAGGAAGAGCCGCGTCCTGAGCGTCGGAGCCAA GTGCTGTGAGTGCGGGGCCTCGCTGTCCCACCAGTACTACGAGAAGGATGGGCGCCTGTACTGCAAGAAGGATTACTGGGCACGCTTTGGGGAGCTCTGCCACGGCTGCTCTGAGCAGATCACCAAGGGGCTGGTCATG gtggctggggagcagaaatACCACCCCGAGTGCTTCAGCTGCCTCAACTGCCGCACGTTCATCGGGGACGGGGACACCTACGCGCTGGTGGAACGCTCCAAGCTCTACTG CGGCCACTGCTATTACCAGATGGTGGTGACGCCGGTCATCGAGCAGCTCCTGCCGGAGTCGCCGGCGTCGCGCATCCCGCACACCGTCACGCTCGTCTCCATCCCCGCCTGCTCCGACGGCAAACGCGGCTTCTCCGTCTCCATCGACCAGGGCTGCGGCGCCGAGCACCCGCGCACCGTCCGCGTCAGGGA GGTGGATCCAGACTGCATCAGCCCCGACATGAAGAACTCCATCCACGTGGGCGACCGCATCCTGGAGATCAACGGCACCCCCATCGGCCACGTGCCCCTGGATGAG ATCGACCTACTGATTCAGGAGACCAGCCGCCTGCTCCAGCTGACCATCGAGCACGACCCCCACGAGCCCCTTGCCCACGAGCCGGGCCttgcctgcagccccctgcccgcGCCGTGCAGCCCCCTGCGCTCCCCGGCCCCCCTGCCCTGCGCGGAGCCCAGCGCCATGCGCCAGCGGACTGTCAC gaggagctgcagcacggACAAGTCTCCGGTGGGCTCGGTGGGCTCGCCCGCGTCCCAGCGCAAGGACATCGGCCGCTCCGAGTCGCTGCGCGTCGTGTCCCGCGCCCATCGCATCTTCCGCCCCTCCGACCTCATCCACGGCGAGGTGCTGGGCAAGGGCTGCTTCGGACAGGCCATCAAG GTGACGCATCGGGAGACGGGCGAGGTGATGGTCATGAAGGAACTGATCCGTTTCGATGAGGAGACACAAAGGACCTTCCTCAAAGAG GTGAAGGTGATGCGCTGCCTGGAGCACCCCAACGTGCTGAAGTTCATCGGGGTGCTGTACAAGGAAAAGAGGCTCAACTTCATCACAGAGTACATCAAGGGAGGCACCCTGCGGAGCCTCATCAAGAGCATG gACAGCCACTACCCCTGGAGCCAGCGGGTCAGCTTCGCCAAGGACATCGCCGCCGGCATG GCCTACCTCCACTCCATGAACATCATCCACCGTGACCTCAACTCTCACAACTGCCTCGTGCGGGAG AACAAGAGCGTGGTGGTGGCTGATTTTGGCCTGGCACGGCTGATGGTGGATGAGAAGAACCAACCTGAACATCTCAAGAACCTGAAGAAACCGGACCGCAAGAAGCGGTACACGGTGGTGGGGAACCCGTACTGGATGGCTCCCGAGATGATCAATG ggaggagcTACGATGAGAAGGTGGACATCTTCTCCTTCGGCATCGTCCTGTGCGAG ATCATCGGCCGGGTGAGCGCCGACCCGGACTATCTGCCCCGCACCACTGACTTCGGCCTCAATGTCAGGGGCTTCCTGGACCGCTACTGCCCCCCCGCCTGccctcccagcttcttcccCATCGCTGTCTGCTGCTGCGACCTGGACCCCGAGAAGCG GCCGCCCTTCAGCAAGCTGGAGCAGTGGCTGGAGACCCTGCGCATGCACCTGGAGATCCGCCTGCCGCTGGGCGcgcagctggagcagctggacCGAGCCTTCGGGGAGACGCACCGGCGGGCCGAGCCCGGGCTGCCCGCGCCCCCCCGGTAG